One region of Glycine max cultivar Williams 82 chromosome 9, Glycine_max_v4.0, whole genome shotgun sequence genomic DNA includes:
- the LOC100818515 gene encoding probable inactive purple acid phosphatase 28 isoform X2 produces MDSQNWKHSLLYITFLLAILHLTQNHFCHKLFFANQTVRVKKNPDLPLRFRSDGTFKILQVADMHYGTGTSVTRCRDVLASEFEFCSDLNTTRFLKRIILAENPDFLAFTDNIFGSSSPDAAESLFRAFGPVMESGLPWAAVLGNHDQESTMDREELMSLISLMDYSVSQINPSDDDLINPSKGGVMTKIDGFGNYNLRVYGAPGSMLANSTVLNLFFLDSGDRSVYQGIRTYGWIKESQLNWLRRVSHEFQGQKRDPLHPTDAISTMKPPALAFFHIPIPEIPHLFYKEIIGQFQEAVACSRVNSGVLQAFVSMGDVKAVFIGHDHTNDFCGNLDGIWFCYGGGFGYHGYGKAGWPRRARIILAELQKGKKSWMDVQRIMTWKRLDDEKMSKIDEQILWQSR; encoded by the exons ATGGATTCACAAAACTGGAAACACTCTCTCCTCTACATCACTTTCCTCCTCGCAATTCTCCACCTCACGCAGAACCATTTCTGCCACAAGCTCTTCTTCGCCAACCAAACGGTGCGCGTCAAGAAGAACCCCGACCTCCCCCTCCGGTTCCGTTCCGACGGTACCTTCAAGATCCTCcag GTGGCTGATATGCACTACGGCACTGGAACTAGCGTGACACGGTGCAGGGACGTGTTGGCCTCCGAGTTCGAGTTTTGTTCCGATCTTAACACCACTCGTTTTTTAAAGCGTATCATTCTAGCAGAGAATCCTGATTTTCTTGCCTTTACTG ATAATATTTTCGGATCAAGTTCACCCGATGCTGCAGAGTCTCTGTTTAGAGCCTTTGGCCCTGTTATGGAATCAGGACTTCCTTGGGCAGCAGTGTTGGGAAACCATGACCAAGAATCAACTATGGATCGTGAAGAGTTAATGTCTTTAATCTCTCTTATGGATTATTCAGTCTCACAAATCAATCCATCGGATGATGATCTCATTAATCCTTCTAAAGGTGGTGTGATGACTAAAATTGATGGCTTTGGGAATTATAACCTAAGAGTGTATGGTGCCCCAGGGTCCATGCTGGCAAACAGCACTGTTTtgaatcttttctttcttgataGTGGAGATAGGTCTGTTTATCAGGGAATTCGAACTTATGGATGGATCAAGGAGTCTCAACTTAATTGGCTTCGTCGTGTTTCTCATGAATTCCAG GGACAAAAGCGGGATCCTCTTCACCCTACCGATGCTATTTCCACAATGAAACCCCCAGCACTTGCATTTTTTCACATCCCAATCCCAGAAATTCCACATCTGTTCTACAAAGAGATCATAGGGCAGTTTCAAGAGGCTGTGGCTTGTTCGCGAGTGAACTCGGGGGTCTTGCAGGCCTTTGTCTCCATGGGAGATGTGAAGGCTGTGTTCATAGGCCACGACCACACCAATGACTTTTGTGGAAACTTGGATGGCATATGGTTTTGTTATGGTGGTGGCTTCGGATACCATGGCTATGGGAAAGCAGGGTGGCCAAGAAGAGCAAGGATTATACTTGCTGAACTTCAGAAGGGAAAGAAGTCCTGGATGGACGTGCAGAGAATCATGACTTGGAAACGCCTTGATGATGAGAAGATGAGCAAGATTGATGAACAAATCCTATGGCAGTCTAGATGA
- the LOC100818515 gene encoding probable inactive purple acid phosphatase 28 isoform X1, whose amino-acid sequence MDSQNWKHSLLYITFLLAILHLTQNHFCHKLFFANQTVRVKKNPDLPLRFRSDGTFKILQVADMHYGTGTSVTRCRDVLASEFEFCSDLNTTRFLKRIILAENPDFLAFTGDNIFGSSSPDAAESLFRAFGPVMESGLPWAAVLGNHDQESTMDREELMSLISLMDYSVSQINPSDDDLINPSKGGVMTKIDGFGNYNLRVYGAPGSMLANSTVLNLFFLDSGDRSVYQGIRTYGWIKESQLNWLRRVSHEFQGQKRDPLHPTDAISTMKPPALAFFHIPIPEIPHLFYKEIIGQFQEAVACSRVNSGVLQAFVSMGDVKAVFIGHDHTNDFCGNLDGIWFCYGGGFGYHGYGKAGWPRRARIILAELQKGKKSWMDVQRIMTWKRLDDEKMSKIDEQILWQSR is encoded by the exons ATGGATTCACAAAACTGGAAACACTCTCTCCTCTACATCACTTTCCTCCTCGCAATTCTCCACCTCACGCAGAACCATTTCTGCCACAAGCTCTTCTTCGCCAACCAAACGGTGCGCGTCAAGAAGAACCCCGACCTCCCCCTCCGGTTCCGTTCCGACGGTACCTTCAAGATCCTCcag GTGGCTGATATGCACTACGGCACTGGAACTAGCGTGACACGGTGCAGGGACGTGTTGGCCTCCGAGTTCGAGTTTTGTTCCGATCTTAACACCACTCGTTTTTTAAAGCGTATCATTCTAGCAGAGAATCCTGATTTTCTTGCCTTTACTG GAGATAATATTTTCGGATCAAGTTCACCCGATGCTGCAGAGTCTCTGTTTAGAGCCTTTGGCCCTGTTATGGAATCAGGACTTCCTTGGGCAGCAGTGTTGGGAAACCATGACCAAGAATCAACTATGGATCGTGAAGAGTTAATGTCTTTAATCTCTCTTATGGATTATTCAGTCTCACAAATCAATCCATCGGATGATGATCTCATTAATCCTTCTAAAGGTGGTGTGATGACTAAAATTGATGGCTTTGGGAATTATAACCTAAGAGTGTATGGTGCCCCAGGGTCCATGCTGGCAAACAGCACTGTTTtgaatcttttctttcttgataGTGGAGATAGGTCTGTTTATCAGGGAATTCGAACTTATGGATGGATCAAGGAGTCTCAACTTAATTGGCTTCGTCGTGTTTCTCATGAATTCCAG GGACAAAAGCGGGATCCTCTTCACCCTACCGATGCTATTTCCACAATGAAACCCCCAGCACTTGCATTTTTTCACATCCCAATCCCAGAAATTCCACATCTGTTCTACAAAGAGATCATAGGGCAGTTTCAAGAGGCTGTGGCTTGTTCGCGAGTGAACTCGGGGGTCTTGCAGGCCTTTGTCTCCATGGGAGATGTGAAGGCTGTGTTCATAGGCCACGACCACACCAATGACTTTTGTGGAAACTTGGATGGCATATGGTTTTGTTATGGTGGTGGCTTCGGATACCATGGCTATGGGAAAGCAGGGTGGCCAAGAAGAGCAAGGATTATACTTGCTGAACTTCAGAAGGGAAAGAAGTCCTGGATGGACGTGCAGAGAATCATGACTTGGAAACGCCTTGATGATGAGAAGATGAGCAAGATTGATGAACAAATCCTATGGCAGTCTAGATGA
- the LOC100819050 gene encoding protein At-4/1 isoform X1, whose product MAATSDEEMESLLSAFDQIYEDAKSGISEMQLLQSNYNAEFKMRESLQISSNALKRENDSLTKLYSESLKNLADQLDYRTKCLNLKEELERANNEVLLKEHGHRKDVELLKREYEQKIVCLEAQVKESVHEKATYEATVNQLHGDLAAHKSHMQVLAMRLDQIHDEVELKYNSEVQDLRVCLAVEQEEKNDLNRKIQNLEKECKTLILFPCHVSIPSQNQFIYCYILSILVLYMLPKNKWEAFFFFVYPAVLICKAKLVDQQQEMTSNWHVETLKQKIMKLRKENEVLKRKFSHSQESK is encoded by the exons atggCGGCAACCAGTGACGAAGAAATGGAGTCACTACTCTCCGCGTTCGATCAGATCTACGAG GATGCGAAGAGCGGCATTTCGGAGATGCAGTTGCTGCAATCCAACTACAACGCAGAGTTTAAGATGCGTGAATCGCTCCAAATCTCTAGCAACGCCCTCAAAAGAG AAAATGACAGTTTGACAAAACTGTACTCGGAGTCCTTGAAGAATCTTGCGGATCAG CTTGACTATCGTACAAAATGCCTGAATTTGAAAGAAGAATTGGAAAGAGCGAACAATGAAGTTTTGCTTAAAGAACAC GGACATAGGAAGGATGTGGAATTGCTTAAGCGAGAATATGAACAAAAAATTGTGTGTTTAGAAGCTCAAGTTAA GGAATCTGTACACGAGAAAGCAACATATGAAGCAACCGTAAACCAACTCCATGGAGATTTAGCAGCACATAAAAGTCATATGCAGGTTCTAGCAATGAGGTTGGACCAAATCCATGATGAAGTTGAATTAAAAT ATAATTCTGAGGTTCAGGACTTGAGGGTATGTCTTGCGGTTGAGcaggaagagaaaaatgatttgAACAGAAAAATCCAAAATCTGGAAAAGGAATGTAAGACTCTGATTTTATTCCCATGTCATGTCTCTATTCCTTCCCAAAACcagtttatttattgttatattttgaGCATTTTGGTCTTATACATGTTACCTAAAAACAAGTgggaagctttttttttttttgtgtaccCTGCAGTGTTGATTTGTAAAGCAAAATTGGTTGACCAGCAGCAGGAAATGACCTCAAATTGGCATGTGGAAACACTTAAGCAGAAAATCATGAAACTGAGGAAGGAAAACGAGGTCCTGAAAAGAAAGTTCTCTCACTCGCAAGAGAGTAAGTAA
- the LOC100819050 gene encoding protein At-4/1 isoform X2, with the protein MAATSDEEMESLLSAFDQIYEDAKSGISEMQLLQSNYNAEFKMRESLQISSNALKRENDSLTKLYSESLKNLADQLDYRTKCLNLKEELERANNEVLLKEHGHRKDVELLKREYEQKIVCLEAQVKESVHEKATYEATVNQLHGDLAAHKSHMQVLAMRLDQIHDEVELKYNSEVQDLRVCLAVEQEEKNDLNRKIQNLEKELLICKAKLVDQQQEMTSNWHVETLKQKIMKLRKENEVLKRKFSHSQESK; encoded by the exons atggCGGCAACCAGTGACGAAGAAATGGAGTCACTACTCTCCGCGTTCGATCAGATCTACGAG GATGCGAAGAGCGGCATTTCGGAGATGCAGTTGCTGCAATCCAACTACAACGCAGAGTTTAAGATGCGTGAATCGCTCCAAATCTCTAGCAACGCCCTCAAAAGAG AAAATGACAGTTTGACAAAACTGTACTCGGAGTCCTTGAAGAATCTTGCGGATCAG CTTGACTATCGTACAAAATGCCTGAATTTGAAAGAAGAATTGGAAAGAGCGAACAATGAAGTTTTGCTTAAAGAACAC GGACATAGGAAGGATGTGGAATTGCTTAAGCGAGAATATGAACAAAAAATTGTGTGTTTAGAAGCTCAAGTTAA GGAATCTGTACACGAGAAAGCAACATATGAAGCAACCGTAAACCAACTCCATGGAGATTTAGCAGCACATAAAAGTCATATGCAGGTTCTAGCAATGAGGTTGGACCAAATCCATGATGAAGTTGAATTAAAAT ATAATTCTGAGGTTCAGGACTTGAGGGTATGTCTTGCGGTTGAGcaggaagagaaaaatgatttgAACAGAAAAATCCAAAATCTGGAAAAGGAAT TGTTGATTTGTAAAGCAAAATTGGTTGACCAGCAGCAGGAAATGACCTCAAATTGGCATGTGGAAACACTTAAGCAGAAAATCATGAAACTGAGGAAGGAAAACGAGGTCCTGAAAAGAAAGTTCTCTCACTCGCAAGAGAGTAAGTAA